The following are encoded in a window of Rosa chinensis cultivar Old Blush chromosome 4, RchiOBHm-V2, whole genome shotgun sequence genomic DNA:
- the LOC121052997 gene encoding uncharacterized protein LOC121052997 isoform X2, whose product MANGIAESFNSWIAIERLMPVYCMLDQTRIKQMEMAGKRREEAERWTTELTPKMEERLKVQMEKSRRFSVHYSSPGVYESYSFPIHPITNVDMSSTDSASECILPPLAKRPPGRPRVKRFKSVGEVEKKLICCGHCGKMGTHNKLSCTEPLVQQ is encoded by the exons atggctaATGGGATTGCTGAATCATTTAACTCTTGGATTGCAATTGAGCGTTTGATGCCAGTCTACTGTATGCTCGACCAGacaagaattaaacaaatggaGATGGCGGGTAAAAGGAGGGAAGAGGCAGAACGTTGGACCACAGaactaactcccaaaatggaGGAAAGGTTGAAGGTGCAGATGGAGAAATCTCGTCGTTTCAGTGTCCATTATTCAAGTCCGGGAGTTTATGAG AGCTACAGTTTTCCTATCCATCCGATAACCAATGTTGATATGTCTTCTACGGATTCTGCTTCTGAATGTATATTACCTCCCCTTGCGAAGAGGCCCCCCgggaggcctagggtgaagcggttcaagtCAGTTGGAGAGGTTGAAAAGAAGCTGATTTGTTGTGGTCATTGTGGAAAAATGGGCACTCATAACAAGTTGAGCTGCACTGAACCTCTCGTTCAGCAGTAG
- the LOC121052997 gene encoding uncharacterized protein LOC121052997 isoform X1: MANGIAESFNSWIAIERLMPVYCMLDQTRIKQMEMAGKRREEAERWTTELTPKMEERLKVQMEKSRRFSVHYSSPGVYEKSYSFPIHPITNVDMSSTDSASECILPPLAKRPPGRPRVKRFKSVGEVEKKLICCGHCGKMGTHNKLSCTEPLVQQ, encoded by the exons atggctaATGGGATTGCTGAATCATTTAACTCTTGGATTGCAATTGAGCGTTTGATGCCAGTCTACTGTATGCTCGACCAGacaagaattaaacaaatggaGATGGCGGGTAAAAGGAGGGAAGAGGCAGAACGTTGGACCACAGaactaactcccaaaatggaGGAAAGGTTGAAGGTGCAGATGGAGAAATCTCGTCGTTTCAGTGTCCATTATTCAAGTCCGGGAGTTTATGAG AAGAGCTACAGTTTTCCTATCCATCCGATAACCAATGTTGATATGTCTTCTACGGATTCTGCTTCTGAATGTATATTACCTCCCCTTGCGAAGAGGCCCCCCgggaggcctagggtgaagcggttcaagtCAGTTGGAGAGGTTGAAAAGAAGCTGATTTGTTGTGGTCATTGTGGAAAAATGGGCACTCATAACAAGTTGAGCTGCACTGAACCTCTCGTTCAGCAGTAG
- the LOC112197109 gene encoding uncharacterized protein LOC112197109, with amino-acid sequence MDRDPDALCVPPLRSMADPLVARCLYSGKGYMIPLNQCMDYSELYEDIFGTFQFFPTDNVELQYSVPGCEVCFLRNDRDFQMLFCSARIHRLECVDISVLKIRGGCRRNCSVDSGSEVIDEDDYLGDAFRTEVHKTYLSDEWSSYIHNVGDKFHGAAELREKLRKYAIAVGFEFVFLRNDLDRIYAVCANVGTEGCDWHLCAFSSSANGCLYITELNNTHTCKGVVRTQKHKLLGSKVVKTCIAADVSFNLSLKPREIMSKFKSTYGFDISYKVALKAKHRAKEAIYGSDAETFSKLSWYKEAVLQSNPGSSFVLEVEPSTNRFQRLFIAYGGCVEGFQFCLPVLYVDGTFGKSIYKGQILSATGRNGNQGN; translated from the exons ATGGATCGTGATCCAGATGCTCTTTGTGTTCCTCCACTGAg GTCTATGGCTGATCCTCTGGTTGCTAGGTGCCTTTACTCTGGCAAAGGTTATATGATTCCTTTGAATCAATGCATGGACTATTCTGAGTTGTATGAGGACATTTTCGGTACATTCCAGTTTTTCCCAACTGATAATGTTGAGCTTCAGTATTCAGTTCCAGGTTGTGAAGTCTGTTTTCTGCGTAATGATCGTGATTTCCAGATGCTGTTTTGCTCTGCCAGAATACATAGGCTAGAGTGTGTCGATATTTCAGTTTTAAAGATTAGGGGAGGTTGTAGGAGAAACTGTTCGGTGGATAGTGGTTCAGAAGTtattgatgaagatgattaTTTGGGTGATGCATTCAGGACTGAAGTTCACAAGACGTATTTGTCTGATGAGTGGAGTTCTTATATCCATAATGTCGGGGATAAGTTTCATGGCGCTGCTGAGCTCCGTGAAAAGCTCAGGAAGTATGCAATTGCAGTTGGTTTCGAGTTTGTATTCCTGAGAAATGATCTGGACCGTATTTATGCAGTCTGTGCAAATGTTGGAACGGAAGGTTGTGATTGGCATCTTTGTGCTTTTTCATCATCTGCCAATGGTTGCCTGTATATCACAGAGTTGAATAATACTCACACTTGCAAGGGTGTAGTTAGGACTCAAAAACACAAGCTTTTGGGGTCCAAGGTTGTCAAGACTTGCATTGCTGCTGATGTAAGTTTTAATCTTTCATTGAAGCCAAGGGAGATTATGAGCAAGTTCAAATCAACATATGGGTTTGATATTTCATACAAGGTTgccttgaaagcaaagcatcGGGCCAAGGAAGCGATTTATGGTTCCGATGCAGAAACGTTCAGCAAGTTATCTTGGTATAAGGAAGCTGTTTTGCAGAGTAACCCCGGCTCTTCTTTTGTGTTGGAGGTTGAACCATCTACAAATCGTTTTCAGAGGCTTTTCATAGCTTACGGAGGTTGTGTAGAAGGCTTCCAATTCTGTTTGCCAGTGTTATATGTTGATGGAACGTTTGGTAAAAGCATTTACAAGGGGCAGATTCTGTCTGCAACTGGAAGGAATGGGAATCAAGGTAACTGA